A stretch of Fusarium poae strain DAOMC 252244 chromosome 2, whole genome shotgun sequence DNA encodes these proteins:
- a CDS encoding hypothetical protein (SECRETED:SignalP(1-23)) has translation MSFKSLILVAAVAWLGATPQVAAAPPDLTFLCNKIPEICSNICWAARCGSPTFSLTLTYDQPSASIERSRRRTAGCGSNNRCTKRGKGVGRRTPVSKYGSCDEYPFASTRSNGKQVSRCVPKSQNNSQGGTISAALKRLKKTKRVPFQIRVGLGNPGSKGVKWCTNQKCKNDGYQVQEGKLKKREEEPSFKFYKTESGMVLATLDDIEPMSNFTHEVDESDLNMRPMSLDPLDTWTEKVEGADHDVETYVNDIVLGEMTSEEINNYLTPLQQRDNVDNKEEGDEWDIEELYDGDFEEETDPEAHDNNKNVN, from the coding sequence ATGTCTTTCAAGTCCCTTATCCTTGTGGCCGCCGTGGCCTGGCTTGGTGCCACTCCCCAGGTCGCAGCAGCTCCTCCTGACCTTACATTCCTGTGCAACAAGATCCCGGAGATCTGTTCCAACATCTGCTGGGCTGCACGTTGCGGTTCTCCCACATTCTCCCTCACGCTGACTTACGACCAGCCGAGCGCCAGCATAGAGCGCTCTCGTCGTAGGACTGCGGGCTGTGGCTCCAACAACCGATGCACCAAGAGGGGCAAAGGTGTTGGGCGCCGTACCCCTGTGTCCAAGTATGGATCATGCGATGAGTACCCTTTTGCATCGACTCGTTCCAATGGCAAACAGGTTAGCAGATGTGTGCCCAAGTCGCAAAACAACAGTCAAGGAGGTACTATCAGCGCTGCTCTAAAACGTCTCAAGAAGACGAAGCGTGTGCCTTTCCAGATCCGCGTAGGACTTGGCAACCCTGGTTCCAAAGGTGTGAAGTGGTGCACGAACCAGAAGTGCAAGAACGATGGTTACCAGGTCCAGGAGGGCAAGCTCAAGAAACGCGAGGAGGAGCCTAGCTTCAAGTTCTACAAGACTGAGTCCGGCATGGTCTTGGCTACTCTGGATGACATCGAGCCCATGTCCAACTTCACTCATGAGGTTGACGAGAGCGACCTTAATATGCGCCCCATGTCACTTGACCCGTTAGATACCTGGACCGAGAAAGTGGAGGGCGCGGACCATGATGTTGAGACTTATGTGAATGACATCGTCCTTGGCGAGATGACATCCGAGGAGATCAACAATTACCTCACACCCTTACAGCAGCGTGATAATGTCGACAACAAGGAGGAAGGCGATGAGTGGGATATTGAAGAGTTGTACGACGGAGACTTTGAAGAGGAGACTGATCCGGAGGCCCatgacaacaacaagaatGTTAACTAG
- a CDS encoding hypothetical protein (TransMembrane:1 (o171-191i)), whose translation MTVLSAGPSGGASDLHHVAYTVDIHFRGLGLKSEEIKLSIWKTTEKWYLDTDKKLPIDDQHTPDSVAKLVNRWIGACEANHSMCFKEAVPPKTARMPARLLDLGGSVSNTWPNYHNFLDYQPDDILPQTYKEIIAICRSIAVRYLWIDSLCIIQDYGGLEFRKKAPLMTDIYQYAFLTLTILWDFPGLSVFRKCRPRSIPRHKPAASYNQQDSTCQTDEYVFVEHRDALDLQVAVDLAPLNKRAWVLQERCLSRRLLYLGNEQVFESVMNVLAVRYLQLCNILHPEGPTQSVTLWLTYQDLIETPIGVGSFRDILDTI comes from the exons ATGACTGTCCTCTCTGCTGGACCATCTGGCGGTGCATCCGATCTTCACCA TGTTGCTTATACAGTCGACATTCATTTCAGGGGCCTCGGTCTCAAGTCGGAAGAGATAAAACTATCTATTTGGAAGACCACAGAGAAGTGGTATCTGG ACACCGACAAAAAACTACCCATCGACGATCAACATACACCTGACTCAGTTGCTAAACTCGTAAATCGGTGGATTGGGGCTTGTGAAGCAAACCATTCCATGTGTTTCAAGGAAGCTGTGCCACCCAAGACTGCAAGAATGCCAGCTCGATTGCTTGATCTGGGAGGTAGCGTGTCGAATACTTGGC CGAATTACCATAACTTCTTGGATTACCAGCCCGACGACATTCTGCCACAAACGTACAAAGAAATCATCGCTATCTGCCGTTCTATAGCTGTTCGATACCTCTGGATCGACTCTCTATGCATCATACAAGACTACGGTGGTTTGGAATTTCGCAAAAAAGCTCCATTGATGACGGATATCTATCAATATGCTTTCCTAACATTGACCATATTGTGGGATTTCCCTGGCCTCAGTGTTTTTCGCAAGTGCCGGCCTCGTAGCATACCTCGACACAAACCCGCCGCTTCCTACAATCAACAAGACTCTACATGTCAAACAGATGAATATGTATTTGTCGAGCACAGGGATGCGTTAGATTTACAAGTCGCCGTAGATCTTGCACCACTCAATAAGCGCGCTTGGGTCTTGCAAGAACGCTGTCTCTCAAGGCGTTTACTCTACCTCGGTAATGAGCAGGTCTTTGAGAGTGTAATGAATGTACTGGCAGTGAGGTATCTCCAACTGTGCAATATCCTGCATCCAGAAGGACCAACACAGAGCGTCACTCTATGGTTGACCTATCAGGACTTGATAGAGACACCCATTGGAGTTGGGTCCTTTCGAGATATACTGGATACGATTTAA
- a CDS encoding hypothetical protein (TransMembrane:1 (o249-270i)) — translation MGSILNIPAPFPNSSYAVNLYGPSISCDTPKNRTFTDKVSEVIARYSKLDGNITYVGFVPTCRPETTTTEGCAIRGLDKALDDSLVDTAPTLDSTAEDIYYSGSSQVSPATFYVVTPDGQGEQAKNTVKCELYNSSYSINFTFDNGLQDIKYDIEKLNGVSILDAAQRTRIGSTTLVESPDMHHLYREKPKSPIKYMSMGDTLEELFANVTISIFSDVQFLQNDTVASYGPITRFSAQNAFSYEPRNLFIAYGIGILFSMIIVIYGLLCIRSASASYANSFSTIVRTTRNPGLDAVVPNAETSGAEPLSKNIGKIRLKLRRQGKGLEGGSDEATFFAVELKSDDGNGTREAAPTESLLKQNMRNQHSDTDEISNTQGSADVNLQQRKDNRED, via the exons ATGGGCTCTATCTTAAACATCCCTGCGCCTTTCCCCAACTCTTCATACGCAGTCAATCTTTACGGTCCTTCAATTTCATGCGACACTCCCAAGAATCGTACATTTACAGACAAAGTAAGCGAGGTCATCGCGAGGTACTCCAAGTTGGACGGGAACATAACATACGTCGGCTTTGTGCCCACGTGTCGTCccgagacgacgacgacggaAGGTTGTGCTATCAGAGGGCTTGATAAAGCTTTGGACGATAGTCTGGTTGATACGGCCCCAACACTTGACAGCACTGCTGAGGACATATATTATTCAGGATCTAGCCAAGTCAGCCCTGCTACATTCTACGTTGTCACGCCAGACGGCCAGGGCGAGCAAGCTAAGAACACAGTTAAATGCGAGCTCTACAACTCATCATACTCTATTAATTTCACATTCGACAACGGCCTGCAGGACATCAAATACGACATTGAAAAACTGAACGGAGTATCAATCTTGGACGCTG CACAGCGCACGAGGATAGGATCTACTACACTTGTCGAGTCTCCAGATATGCATCATTTGTATCGAGAGAAACCAAAGTCTCCGATAAAGTACATGTCTATGGGTGATACATTGGAAGAGCTTTTTGCAAATGTGACGATAAGCATTTTCAGCGACGTTCAGTTTCT GCAAAATGATACTGTAGCATCTTACGGTCCTATCACTCGCTTCTCAGCACAGAACGCCTTCTCGTATGAGCCTCGAAACCTGTTTATTGCATACGGTATAGGAATATTGTTCTCTATGATCATTGTCATCTATGGCCTGTTATGCATCAGATCTGCTTCGGCATCATATGCCAACTCCTTCTCGACTATTGTGCGGACAACAAGGAATCCAGGTCTTGACGCTGTGGTCCCCAATGCGGAAACGTCAGGGGCGGAGCCTCTGTCCAAGAATATTGGAAAAATTCGACTGAAGTTGCGACGGCAAGGAAAGGGATTAGAAGGTGGCAGTGATGAAGCTACTTTCTTTGCTGTTGAACTGAAGTCAGATGATGGGAATGGAACACGGGAAGCTGCTCCGACTGAGTCATTGCTGAAGCAGAACATGCGAAACCAGCACTCAGATACGGATGAGATATCGAATACGCAAGGAAGTGCGGATGTTAATCTCCAGCAGAGAAAGGATAATCGTGAGGATTAG
- a CDS encoding hypothetical protein (SECRETED:SignalP(1-19)) — protein sequence MQPTSFILLALSSVSAVMAGCSAGAPFQGSCLTCTSECHSNYGGPDRKSALQRTGCMTACLLRCDDCN from the exons ATGCAGCCTACATCTTTCATCCTCCTTGCTCTTTCTTCCGTGTCTGCCGTCATGGCTGGCTGCAGCGCTGGAGCTCCTTTCCAAGGCTCTTGCCTTACATGCACTTCTGAGTGTCACAGCA ACTATGGCGGACCTGATCGCAAGTCTGCTCTTCAGCGAACTGGATGCATGACGGCTTGCCTGCTTCGATGCGATGACTGCAACTAA
- a CDS encoding hypothetical protein (SECRETED:SignalP(1-18)), which translates to MQLITLPALALFVTSALAADCLGGANSGVTKLRDAYWDARQKMCSNSDCAYQQTCTVQAAKSYQFESTKKDGPRFIRHTINVSLMRKNTGGQKGFKDCWDATENIISQCVDGQEKLVGTWEYNGQLYQFDGEITTVTW; encoded by the exons ATGCAACTCATTACACTCCCCGCCCTCGCGCTTTTTGTTACGTCAGCACTGGCAGCGGACTGTCTAGGCGGAGCTAATAGCGGTGTTACCAAACTGCGTGACGCCTACTGGGATGCTCGCCAGAAGATGTGTAGCAACTCTGACTGTGCCTACCAGCAGACCTGTACAGTACAAGCCGCCAAAAGCTATCAATTTGAATCCACCAAAAAGGACGGACCGCGCTTCATAAGGCATACCATTAATGTCTCCCTGATGCGTAAGAATACTGGGGGTCAGAAGGGATTCAAGGACTGCTGG GACGCTACTGA aaaCATCATCTCTCAGTGCGTTGATGGTCAGGAGAAGTTGGTCGGAACATGGGAGTATAATGGTCAACTCTATCAATTTGATGGGGAAATTACTACCGTGACTTGGTGA